DNA sequence from the Leuconostoc lactis genome:
ACTGGCACATGGCTGGCTAGCCGAATTTTTTTGAGTAAGGCCACCCCATCTTCATCTGGTAGCCCCAAATCCAATATCAGTAAATCTGGCAACGTGGCCAACAGCTGGGTTTGCGTCGTGTGCGCGTCAAAAGCTTGGGTAACTTCAAACCCCGCCGTCACCAACGTTTGTTTAACTACCCGTTGAATTGTTTGATCGTCTTCAACCACCAAGATTTGTTTTTTAATCATGCTATTGTGCTATTGACTGGGATGACTAGTTGCATCTCAGCGCCTCCCTGCCAATTTTGTGCCACTAAACGGCTGTGATGTAATTTCGCGATGGTCTGGCATAAAAATAAACCAATCCCCAGGCCGCGCTTTTGGTCGCCTAGTTGGATATTTGGGCGTGTTTGTTGGTTAATTTTGGTCAATTGTGCCGCTGTAAAGGGCTGCCCAGCGTTTTGAATCGTGACGGTAACTTGACCATGCGCTACTGTGACAAAGATTTGAATCTGCACGTTAGGTCCGCCATACTTGACCGCATTATCAAAAAGATTAATCAGCATTTGCTGGAAAATATGACGTTCTGCTTGGATCCAAATGACTTCATCCGGTAATTGCACATCAATGTGTACTTGACTATGCAACCAATTGAATTTCTCAATCGCTGAAAAAATTAACTCTTCCACTAGTTCCGGGGTCGTTTTAAACATAATCGTCCCCTGTTGGAGTCGCGTGACAGTTAAAATATTTTCAATCATTTGAATAAGCCAGTTGGTCTCATGATTAATATTGGTCAATAAGTGCTGATTAGCCGGTGTGAGTGTTTGATCTTGGCGTAACAATGCCGTGCTAGCTAAAATACCCGTCAACGGCGTGCGTAAATCATGGGCGACGGATTGCAATAAATCACTCTTTAAGTGGGCATCGAGTTTTTCTAAAGCATGTCTTTCCGCTTCTTGGCGTAAATAGAACGTTTTTAATGCTGCTGATAACGGCGTCAAAAAACGGTCGAGTATGAGCCGGTCAGCCAGCATAAAATCTTCACCTTGGCCAACCAAAATAGCAAGTGTGTGCCCTTGATAACCAATAGGCAGATAAAACGCTTTCTTCCCAGCTAACGTATCGGTCCCTGCACCAGCTGGCAAGCCATGATGCCAGACCCATTGCATGACTTCATGACTATTCGCATCTGGTGTCGGTATTTGGCCAACAAATTGTTGCCGTTGGAAATAAATCGCGACTGGTCTTTTGAAATAATTCAAAATGGCCTGTTGCGTCAGTGCGCTTAATGTCGCTGGTTTGCCGTCAGTCAACAGCTGTAAACTCAGGTCAGATAAGACTTGGCTTTGTGTCGCCGCAGTAACAGAAGCCGCCATTTGCGCCGTCACTTTGGACGTTAAACTACTAATTAACGTTGCCGTGACAAACATCGCCAAAAAGATAATGCCGTACCCGTTTTGGTAGAACTGTAACGAATAAAATGGCTGCACAAACAATAAGTCAAAGAGCAATACGCTCACCACCGTTGTGGCTAACCCGAGAATATATCCCTGGGTAAAGCGTGATACAAAGATAATGCCGACAAAGTAAAGCATGATTTTAAGCGCATTATCACTGGTGACATAAGTCATCAAACCATTAATCAAGGTCACCGTCACTATCATGCCGACCGCAAAACATACTTCTCGTCGTTTTACAGACAATCTGAGTCTTGTCGGCCTGGTCAAGAGCTGCTGGACAGGGGACACCTGATCACGGTTAGGAATAATTTGAATATCTAGTGCTGGGACTGCCGCGAGTATTTGGTCTTCGATATCTGAACGACCAAATTGATACCACGCGCGCGTTACGTGTTTGCCGATAATTAAATTAGCGACTTGCGTTTCTCTGATATAGGCAATCAACGTTGCCACCACGTGGTCACCTTGTAAAATAACAGTTTTGGCCCCCAATTTTTTTGCCAAACTCATGTGGCGTTGCACTGCCGGTGCCAGACTTTTACCTGACTGCTGGACATGGACAACTGTCCAAGGGGCATCAAACGCACTGGCTTGCCGATAAGCCCAGCGAATGGCATTGTCCGAACTCAGGGATTTACTAATCGCCACCAAAAAGTGTCGCATTTGTTGCCCTTGTTGCGCGTTCTGTTCGCTCAATTGTCGCGTGCTTTGTTGTAGGGCAATTTCACGCAACTGGGTTAATTTTTGTAACTGAAAAAAATGGTCTTGTGCCCGGGCGATTCTTGTTGCTGGATAAATCACGCCTGCAGCCAAGCGATTTAAGAGGACTTTTGGATCAATATCAATTAATTCAATGTCATCGCCTGTTTCAACCAAGCATCTGGCACTGTTTCTTGCACATCAACACCTGTGATTTGTGCCACCAGGTCATGGAGACTTTCGATGTGCTGGACATTGATAGTTGTATAGACACTGATACCCGATGTCAAAATTTCTTCAATATCTTGATAACGTTTCTTGTTCCAAGACGCGGCATTAGTATGTGCCAATTCATCTACTAAAACGACATCTGGTTGCCGCTTGATAACTGCAGGCACATTGAGTTCCCCAACAAGCGTCGGTTGGCTAACATTGGGGTGTTCAGGGATTTGCTCAAACCCTGCCATGAGATCAGCAGTGGCCACGCGACCATGCGATTCAACGTGCCCAATGACCACATCATCCCCGGCAGTCAACCGCGTATGGGCCTCCTCCAGCATTCGGTAGGTTTTCCCAACGCCTGCAGCATAGCCAAGAAATATTTTTAAACGACCGCGTCGTTGCGCCACAATGTCTTGTAGCCATGCCTCAGAGCTTTTAACCATAATTTCCTCAATTTACTTGGTTTGCGCGACCAGCTGCTGGAGCGCAATGTTCAAAGTGACAACGTTCACTGCCGGTTCCCCAAACCAATTGGCAAAAACGCTCGTTGTTTGGGCTGTAATCAACTGATTGACGGTCGCTAACGATAAATGGTTGGCATGGGCAACGCGTTGCCGTTGGTAATTGGCCCCGGCCAGACTAATATAAGGATCCGTGCCGCCAGCTGAGCCAGTCACCAAATCAACTGGCACCGCTTGCTGGTTATACGGATCAAGTTGATGCCACCAAGTGACACGTTTGGCGACGGCCTGTTTTTCGGCCGCGCTGACGGCGCTAAGATTGGACACAACGGTCGGACGTCCGATGAATAATGTCGGATTGGTCGTGGCTTGGCCAATAAGTGCTGAACCCACAAGCTGATTGCTTTTCATGATCAAACGCCCTTGCGCTTGGATTGGAAACAAAATTTGTACCAACATGGTACTCACCCCAGTGTAAATCACAGCACAAACACTCAGTATCAGGAGCAAGCGACCCGCTTGCCTGCATATTACCTTAAACATATTTTACCTCACTTCACGCCAATAATCGTTAAGATCATGTCGAATATTTTGATGACAACAAACGGAAAGAAAATACCACCCAACCCATATACCAGCAGATTCTGGCGCAATAACTGATCAGCGCCTAATTCACGATAGCGAACACCCCGCAAGGCAACCGGAATTAAGC
Encoded proteins:
- a CDS encoding potassium-transporting ATPase subunit C, translated to MLVQILFPIQAQGRLIMKSNQLVGSALIGQATTNPTLFIGRPTVVSNLSAVSAAEKQAVAKRVTWWHQLDPYNQQAVPVDLVTGSAGGTDPYISLAGANYQRQRVAHANHLSLATVNQLITAQTTSVFANWFGEPAVNVVTLNIALQQLVAQTK
- a CDS encoding DUF4118 domain-containing protein, with the translated sequence MRHFLVAISKSLSSDNAIRWAYRQASAFDAPWTVVHVQQSGKSLAPAVQRHMSLAKKLGAKTVILQGDHVVATLIAYIRETQVANLIIGKHVTRAWYQFGRSDIEDQILAAVPALDIQIIPNRDQVSPVQQLLTRPTRLRLSVKRREVCFAVGMIVTVTLINGLMTYVTSDNALKIMLYFVGIIFVSRFTQGYILGLATTVVSVLLFDLLFVQPFYSLQFYQNGYGIIFLAMFVTATLISSLTSKVTAQMAASVTAATQSQVLSDLSLQLLTDGKPATLSALTQQAILNYFKRPVAIYFQRQQFVGQIPTPDANSHEVMQWVWHHGLPAGAGTDTLAGKKAFYLPIGYQGHTLAILVGQGEDFMLADRLILDRFLTPLSAALKTFYLRQEAERHALEKLDAHLKSDLLQSVAHDLRTPLTGILASTALLRQDQTLTPANQHLLTNINHETNWLIQMIENILTVTRLQQGTIMFKTTPELVEELIFSAIEKFNWLHSQVHIDVQLPDEVIWIQAERHIFQQMLINLFDNAVKYGGPNVQIQIFVTVAHGQVTVTIQNAGQPFTAAQLTKINQQTRPNIQLGDQKRGLGIGLFLCQTIAKLHHSRLVAQNWQGGAEMQLVIPVNSTIA